The following proteins come from a genomic window of Planctomycetota bacterium:
- a CDS encoding DUF1844 domain-containing protein — translation MADEKQKPEGKPEPNGPPAGESRIHVDADWKKQAQAEKERLAREVEGGGPAAPGAARAERAGRMPEASFSTLVQTLATQAAFFMSSERDPRSGRSIQNLDLAKHHIDLLAVVEEKTKGNLSDEEKRLLDTILYELRVAYVSATS, via the coding sequence ATGGCTGACGAGAAGCAGAAACCCGAGGGGAAGCCCGAACCGAATGGTCCGCCGGCCGGCGAGTCCAGGATTCATGTGGACGCCGACTGGAAAAAGCAGGCCCAGGCCGAGAAGGAGCGCCTCGCCCGCGAGGTCGAGGGCGGGGGCCCGGCCGCCCCGGGGGCCGCCCGCGCGGAGCGCGCGGGTCGGATGCCCGAGGCCAGTTTCTCGACCCTCGTCCAGACGTTGGCGACCCAGGCCGCCTTCTTCATGTCCAGTGAGCGCGACCCGCGCTCCGGCCGGAGCATCCAGAACCTGGACCTGGCGAAACATCACATTGACCTCCTGGCCGTGGTGGAGGAGAAGACCAAGGGCAACCTTTCGGACGAGGAGAAACGGCTGCTCGACACGATCCTGTACGAGTTGCGGGTGGCGTACGTGTCGGCGACGTCGTAG
- a CDS encoding CTP synthase, which translates to MPEGYQVGRTKYVAVFGTVMSGLGKGIFAASLAKLLQDKGLRVAPIKLEGYLNVDSGTLNPYRHGEVFVLDDGMECDMDLGTYERMLDQDLTRDHFGTNGQFLGAVLERERRGEYLGRDVQIIPHVTGEVKAKLRRLAIETRADVVFVEIGGTAGDFENVYYIEAMRQLAYEEGQGNVCFVALTLVLEPQILGEQKSKAAQLGIRRLMEMGIQPAIIACRASNPVTDKVREKISIYTNVPMSRVFSMHDEPSIYLIPPRMQREHLDSQVVHLLDLMDRVNPRAEQKASAVWDDFCRRIREPKHEVAIAITGKYTAVRDSYASLIKAVEHAAADHQARADIRWIDVTDLTEAGAAKALAGVDGMIVPGGFGTRGAEGKIACIRYAREHFIPYLGLCYGLQLAVVEFARNVCGLAGAHSTEVRSDTPHPVIDLLPEQKKVKDLGATMRLGGKDVEIRPGTLAAKMFGGAATARLRFRHRFEVNPEYVERLERGGMVFSGKTPGRPIMQILELPDHPYFVATQAHPEFTSRPLRPSPFFLGLVAAALGHEAVGPAEPAKAFS; encoded by the coding sequence GCTACCAGGTCGGGCGCACCAAGTACGTCGCCGTCTTCGGGACCGTGATGAGCGGCCTGGGGAAAGGCATCTTCGCCGCCAGTCTCGCCAAGTTGCTCCAGGACAAGGGCCTCCGGGTCGCCCCCATCAAACTCGAAGGGTATCTGAACGTCGATTCCGGCACGCTGAACCCCTACCGCCACGGCGAGGTGTTCGTCCTGGACGACGGGATGGAATGCGACATGGACCTGGGGACGTACGAGCGGATGCTCGACCAGGACCTGACGCGCGACCATTTCGGCACCAACGGCCAGTTCCTGGGAGCGGTGCTGGAGCGCGAGCGTCGCGGCGAGTACCTGGGACGCGACGTCCAGATCATCCCTCACGTCACGGGCGAGGTAAAGGCGAAACTCAGGCGTCTGGCGATCGAGACGCGGGCCGACGTCGTGTTCGTCGAGATCGGCGGGACGGCCGGCGACTTTGAGAACGTCTATTACATCGAGGCGATGCGCCAACTGGCGTACGAGGAGGGGCAGGGGAACGTCTGTTTCGTCGCCCTGACGCTGGTGCTGGAGCCGCAGATCCTCGGCGAGCAGAAGTCCAAGGCCGCCCAACTGGGGATCAGGCGGCTCATGGAGATGGGCATCCAGCCGGCCATCATCGCCTGCCGGGCGTCCAACCCGGTGACCGACAAGGTGCGAGAAAAAATCTCCATCTATACAAACGTCCCGATGTCGCGCGTCTTTTCGATGCACGACGAGCCTTCGATTTACCTCATCCCGCCCCGCATGCAGCGCGAGCACCTCGACTCCCAGGTGGTCCACCTGCTGGACCTCATGGACCGGGTGAATCCGCGGGCCGAGCAGAAGGCCTCGGCCGTGTGGGACGACTTCTGCCGACGCATCCGCGAGCCGAAGCACGAGGTCGCGATCGCCATCACGGGCAAGTACACCGCCGTCCGCGACAGTTACGCGAGCCTCATCAAGGCCGTCGAGCACGCCGCCGCCGACCATCAGGCGCGGGCCGACATCCGCTGGATCGACGTGACGGACCTGACGGAGGCGGGGGCGGCGAAGGCCCTGGCGGGCGTCGACGGCATGATCGTCCCGGGCGGGTTCGGCACGCGCGGAGCCGAGGGAAAAATCGCCTGCATCCGCTACGCCCGCGAGCACTTCATCCCCTATCTCGGCCTGTGCTACGGCCTTCAACTGGCCGTCGTCGAGTTCGCGCGGAATGTGTGCGGCCTGGCGGGCGCCCACTCGACCGAAGTCCGGTCCGACACGCCGCACCCCGTCATCGACCTTTTGCCGGAGCAGAAGAAGGTGAAGGATCTCGGGGCGACGATGCGGCTGGGCGGCAAGGACGTCGAGATCCGCCCGGGGACGCTCGCCGCGAAAATGTTCGGAGGCGCGGCGACGGCGCGGCTCCGGTTCCGCCACCGGTTCGAGGTCAACCCGGAGTACGTCGAGCGGCTCGAGCGGGGAGGGATGGTCTTCTCGGGCAAGACCCCGGGCCGGCCGATCATGCAAATCCTCGAGTTGCCGGACCATCCGTACTTTGTGGCGACGCAGGCGCATCCGGAGTTCACGAGCCGGCCGCTCAGGCCGAGCCCGTTCTTCCTGGGCCTGGTGGCGGCGGCGCTGGGCCACGAGGCCGTCGGCCCCGCGGAACCGGCCAAGGCGTTCTCATAG